In Eleutherodactylus coqui strain aEleCoq1 chromosome 4, aEleCoq1.hap1, whole genome shotgun sequence, the following are encoded in one genomic region:
- the FRS3 gene encoding fibroblast growth factor receptor substrate 3: MGSCCSCRDGLPDNHPTKFKVTNVDDEGTELGSGIMELTQTELVLHTRKRDAVRWPYLCLRRYGYDSNLFSFESGRRCQTGQGIFAFKCSRAEEIFNLLQEQMQRNSISVVEEPVMITRTGHPAEMEMPRTPQTPGALGYTGFPNGFHNFPRDGPSYPSACHPSMGNLRHQTVAEDSAHGLMTPDDQSHTYVNTASGEEEMGGRHCMHSLPEAHAPYHDPPRHMLGPGCSMEERNPQVFLQPGEVKFVLGPAPAYRRLPLRGESFCRHHRDCQGHVCAGEREHLPPHNNNNECKDQWASHKCAYENINGLVPSGSIALRRGTASRNLKLSTEGLPYSSCSHRRTAMLHYENLPPLPPVWECQSLQHDEDEEDEDEEDDSTDAMTPSLNGYHDDPVQNYMNAESVTACGGHHHHRPDCQPRRSCQPNVFNFDFRRPRTEQRQLNYIQVELEGKNEGKGRQIPQITCTPAPNHPPRRADSYAVIDLKKTAAMSSLQRAMPRDDGTSRKTRHNSTDLPL, from the exons GTCACCAATGTGGATGATGAGGGGACGGAGCTGGGCTCTGGGATTATGGAGCTAACGCAGACGGAGCTGGTTTTACACACCAGGAAGCGGGATGCTGTGAGGTGGCCATACCTCTGTCTGCGGCGGTACGGATATGACTCTAACCTCTTCTCCTTTGAAAGTGGGCGGCGTTGTCAAACTGGCCAAG GGATATTTGCATTCAAGTGCTCCCGGGCTGAAGAAATTTTCAACCTGTTGCAGGAACAAATGCAGCGTAACAGCATCAGTGTTGTTGAAGAACCAGTCATGATCACAAGGACCGGCCACCCAGCTGAAATGGAGATGCCTCGAACCCCACAGACCCCTGGAG CTTTAGGATACACCGGGTTTCCCAATGGATTTCACAATTTTCCACGTGATGGACCCTCCTACCCTTCAGCATGTCACCCATCAATGGGAAACCTGAGGCACCAGACTGTTGCTGAGGATTCTGCGCATGGCCTGATGACTCCAGATGACCAG TCTCATACCTATGTGAATACGGCTAGTGGGGAAGAGGAGATGGGTGGTCGCCATTGCATGCACTCCTTACCTGAGGCACATGCACCGTACCATGATCCACCAAGGCATATGCTGGGCCCTGGTTGTTCCATGGAAGAGCGTAATCCACAGGTATTTCTGCAGCCTGGTGAAGTGAAGTTTGTACTTGGTCCAGCTCCAGCCTACAGACGACTGCCTTTGAGGGGAGAAAGCTTTTGCCGGCACCATCGGGATTGTCAAGGCCACGTCTGCGCTGGGGAGAGAGAGCACTTGCCTCCACATAACAATAATAACGAGTGTAAGGATCAGtgggcttcacacaagtgtgccTATGAAAATATCAATGGCTTAGTACCATCAGGAAGCATTGCTCTTCGAAGAGGTACTGCAAGCAGGAATCTCAAATTGTCAACCGAGGGGCTGCCATACAGCAGTTGTTCACACCGCAGGACGGCAATGTTACACTACGAGAACCTACCCCCACTACCTCCGGTCTGGGAGTGTCAGTCCCTGCAACATGATgaagatgaggaggatgaggatgaagAAGATGATTCCACTGATGCCATGACACCATCTCTTAATGGATACCATGATGACCCTGTGCAAAACTACATGAATGCAGAGAGTGTTACTGCATGTGGTGggcatcatcatcatcgaccagATTGCCAACCACGCAGGAGCTGTCAACCCAACGTATTCAACTTTGACTTCAGAAGGCCACGCACAGAGCAGAGGCAACTCAACTATATTCAAGTGGAGCTGGAGGGGAAGAATGAAGGAAAAGGGAGGCAGATTCCTCAGATAACCTGCACACCCGCTCCAAATCACCCGCCACGCCGTGCGGACTCTTATGCTGTCATTGACCTTAAAAAGACAGCTGCGATGTCCAGCCTACAGAGAGCTATGCCTAGAGATGATGGCACCTCTAGAAAAACCCGGCACAACAGCACGGACCTTCCTCTGTGA